In Oceanobacillus sp. FSL K6-2867, one DNA window encodes the following:
- a CDS encoding DoxX family protein, producing MVELRDSKYGKEVFIEENPLSRWMFSNTKSAWIWLILRVYIGYTWVASGFGKVTDDAWTGSNAGVALEGYMTGVMSLAEEGGVAGWYAWFLESVIIPNANIFSYVVAWGEFLVGIGLIVGFLTGIAAFFGALMNISFLLAGTVSSNPVMLLIAMLLVLAWKVAGWYGVDRWALPKLGTPWSIRRK from the coding sequence ATGGTCGAACTTCGAGATTCTAAGTATGGTAAAGAAGTATTTATTGAAGAAAATCCATTATCCAGGTGGATGTTTTCCAATACAAAGTCCGCTTGGATTTGGCTGATATTACGTGTTTATATTGGCTACACATGGGTTGCTTCAGGATTTGGCAAAGTCACGGACGATGCTTGGACAGGATCCAATGCAGGTGTTGCACTTGAAGGCTATATGACAGGTGTAATGTCACTTGCTGAAGAAGGTGGAGTAGCGGGGTGGTATGCTTGGTTCCTCGAGTCTGTTATCATTCCGAATGCGAACATTTTTTCTTACGTCGTAGCTTGGGGAGAATTTTTAGTGGGAATTGGATTAATTGTCGGTTTCTTAACAGGAATTGCTGCGTTCTTTGGTGCACTTATGAATATTTCATTTTTACTTGCAGGTACAGTTAGCTCAAATCCAGTAATGCTCCTAATTGCAATGTTATTGGTTTTAGCGTGGAAGGTTGCTGGTTGGTATGGTGTTGATCGCTGGGCATTACCAAAGCTAGGCACTCCATGGAGTATAAGGCGCAAATAG
- a CDS encoding GTP cyclohydrolase II produces MGQINLESKAFSILKDKIELIRSEDRAIYLVGPIQLPVNLYGETVVFQWYCWLNCEDVTEDYQKIIDKLSTVNLAEFQQSSVLVYGDFKHADDALIRMHSICHTGDIFGSKRCDCGFQLKESMKKIKEHGTGALFYLANHEGRGIGLFSKAMAYVLQENGYDTVEANEQLGFVNDSRNYDDAIRVLKTLRTKPVTLITNNPLKLEALENAGMHVSGRTPLWGDVSEYNEKYLQTKITKSGHLKEERTCLND; encoded by the coding sequence ATGGGACAAATAAACCTAGAATCAAAAGCTTTTTCTATCTTAAAGGATAAAATTGAATTAATACGATCTGAAGATCGAGCTATATATTTAGTAGGACCCATCCAGCTTCCAGTGAATTTATATGGAGAAACAGTTGTGTTTCAGTGGTACTGCTGGCTGAATTGCGAGGATGTTACGGAGGATTACCAAAAGATAATAGATAAACTATCCACCGTAAACCTAGCAGAATTCCAACAATCCAGCGTCCTTGTTTATGGGGATTTTAAGCATGCAGACGACGCGTTAATCCGCATGCACTCCATTTGCCACACAGGTGATATTTTTGGCAGTAAGCGCTGTGATTGCGGCTTCCAATTAAAAGAATCCATGAAAAAAATTAAAGAGCACGGAACTGGGGCGTTATTCTATTTAGCGAACCATGAAGGCAGAGGTATTGGTCTATTTAGCAAAGCAATGGCTTATGTGCTTCAGGAAAATGGCTATGATACGGTAGAGGCAAATGAACAGCTTGGATTCGTGAATGATTCAAGAAACTATGATGACGCTATTCGTGTACTAAAAACTTTACGCACAAAACCAGTAACGTTAATTACAAATAATCCATTAAAGCTAGAAGCATTGGAAAACGCTGGAATGCATGTGTCTGGACGTACACCGCTTTGGGGAGATGTTTCGGAGTACAATGAAAAATACTTGCAAACGAAGATTACAAAATCCGGTCATCTCAAAGAAGAAAGGACTTGCTTGAATGACTAG
- the ribD gene encoding bifunctional diaminohydroxyphosphoribosylaminopyrimidine deaminase/5-amino-6-(5-phosphoribosylamino)uracil reductase RibD encodes MTSDAFYMDLALKNAQAMKGQTDPNPLVGSVIVNDNRIVGVGAHLKAGEAHAEINALRMAGDKAKGGTIYVTLEPCSHHGRTGPCAVAIAEAGIKKVVIATLDPNPIVAGNGVKILEDAGIEVVTGVMEDEARKMNEVFNKYIVTKKPFVTLKAGITLDGKVASHTFSSKWITSEESRQDVHQLRSENMAILVGINTVLKDDPALTARIQNGRNPIRVIMDSNLRIPLEAQVITDKKAETIIFTSQSYDKVKRRMLEDLNIIVAETSDAEHVNPLEVVSALGEKGISSLFIEGGGNINATFLENKLVDKVILYFAPKLIGGKNAPTFLEGAGIDQMTDAIDLIDTDIQRIGQDFKFIGYPNYDNE; translated from the coding sequence ATGACTAGCGATGCATTTTATATGGACCTCGCTTTAAAAAATGCCCAAGCCATGAAAGGACAAACCGACCCAAATCCCCTTGTCGGTTCTGTCATCGTTAATGATAATCGTATCGTTGGTGTTGGTGCACATCTTAAAGCAGGCGAAGCCCACGCTGAGATAAACGCTTTGCGAATGGCCGGTGATAAGGCAAAGGGTGGTACTATTTATGTAACTCTTGAACCTTGTTCCCACCATGGTAGAACAGGTCCATGTGCGGTCGCAATCGCAGAAGCCGGTATTAAAAAGGTTGTCATTGCGACACTCGATCCAAATCCGATTGTTGCTGGCAATGGTGTAAAAATATTAGAAGATGCAGGAATCGAAGTGGTTACCGGTGTAATGGAAGACGAAGCACGTAAGATGAATGAGGTTTTCAATAAATACATTGTGACAAAAAAACCATTTGTCACATTAAAAGCCGGAATTACCTTGGATGGAAAAGTAGCTTCCCATACATTCAGCAGCAAATGGATAACATCTGAGGAATCAAGACAGGATGTTCATCAGCTGCGAAGCGAAAATATGGCTATCCTTGTTGGTATTAATACCGTGCTTAAGGATGACCCTGCACTGACGGCACGGATTCAAAATGGCAGAAATCCCATTCGTGTCATAATGGATTCCAACTTAAGAATTCCTCTGGAAGCTCAGGTTATTACGGACAAAAAAGCAGAAACTATTATTTTTACTAGCCAGAGCTATGACAAAGTGAAACGGAGGATGTTGGAGGATTTAAATATAATTGTTGCAGAAACAAGTGACGCCGAACATGTAAATCCACTTGAGGTTGTATCAGCGCTAGGTGAAAAAGGAATCTCCTCTCTATTTATTGAAGGCGGAGGCAATATAAATGCCACGTTTCTGGAGAATAAGCTTGTCGACAAAGTAATCCTCTATTTTGCACCGAAGTTAATTGGCGGTAAAAATGCACCTACCTTTTTAGAAGGTGCAGGAATCGATCAAATGACCGATGCCATTGACTTAATCGATACAGACATCCAACGGATTGGACAGGATTTCAAATTTATCGGTTACCCGAACTACGATAATGAATAA